Proteins co-encoded in one Tautonia rosea genomic window:
- a CDS encoding 3-keto-disaccharide hydrolase, which produces MLLQSLMVSVVMLNSPVMVEEDGFRVIFDGKTLDGWKQVGPGSFEKAEEGFKTVGGMGLLYYEKETFGDCVIRVVYKVGDDRDNAGVYVRIAEEPDDPWYAVHNGYEVQIVDRGSPLSQTGAIYSFSEAKKIESRPGAWNTMEITLDGEVIAVSVNGEPVSRFDPTSDEIPPPRNDIDPKRQPRKTIGYIGLQNHGDDDLVYFKEVSIKPLKAEKAGD; this is translated from the coding sequence ATGCTTCTTCAGTCTTTGATGGTTTCTGTGGTCATGCTCAACTCGCCCGTGATGGTCGAGGAAGACGGGTTCCGGGTGATCTTCGATGGGAAAACGCTCGACGGCTGGAAACAGGTCGGCCCCGGATCGTTCGAAAAGGCCGAGGAAGGGTTCAAGACCGTCGGTGGGATGGGACTGCTGTATTACGAGAAGGAAACGTTCGGCGACTGTGTGATCCGGGTCGTGTACAAGGTGGGGGACGACCGGGATAACGCGGGGGTTTATGTGCGGATTGCCGAGGAGCCGGATGACCCCTGGTACGCCGTTCACAACGGGTACGAGGTGCAGATCGTCGATCGAGGAAGCCCGCTGAGCCAGACGGGGGCGATCTACTCCTTCTCCGAGGCGAAGAAGATCGAGTCTCGCCCCGGAGCGTGGAACACGATGGAGATCACGCTCGATGGTGAGGTGATTGCCGTTTCCGTCAATGGTGAGCCCGTCTCGCGATTCGACCCGACGAGTGACGAAATTCCGCCGCCTCGGAACGACATCGACCCGAAGCGCCAGCCTCGGAAGACGATCGGATACATCGGCCTCCAGAATCACGGAGACGACGATCTGGTGTACTTTAAAGAGGTGAGCATCAAGCCACTGAAGGCCGAGAAGGCAGGCGACTGA
- a CDS encoding heavy metal translocating P-type ATPase yields MERQARCTLKVKGLDCPSEVPPIRSALDGAPGVCSIDINPPEGTVAVDFDPDVTDPSELADRVSRIAGMATEPLSEALAITPSLDEPDGSWRSRFGHWGWTTVSGLALVVGAAADWAGWFGWGSDRPGTLLAVAIGGYAVAILAGIVELLPKAWRALRRAHLGIHLLMTLAIGGAVLLGEWGEAATVAFLFGLAEALEAQSLARARRAVRSLLAVAPETAELIDPNGSTRIVPAEQVTPGRRVRVRAGERVPIDGRVLVGRSAVDQKSITGESVPVDKEVGDEVFAGTVNGDGALEVEATKPLRDSVLARTMTLVREAQARRMPLERSIERFSAVYTPIAVGLAVALMLVPPLMLQATGQSADWREWIMRGLVVLVVACPCALVIGTPVAVVSALASSARKGVLVKGGQFLEAIGRLRVLAFDKTGTLTLGDPSVVEVVPKVPDGAEQMLRIAAALGDHGGHVLGRAIARHARDQQLAVPSASDYRAEAGLGASGMVEASRYHIGSHRYVDQAGLCEESFHASIDNAAQEPGTAVVLSTTDGPLGWIRLADRPRPEAAGVLADLSRLGLHSVMLTGDNPATAAAIARELGLTDHRANLLPADKAQAVLELDAQHGPTGMVGDGVNDAPALAEARVSVSLGGIASASALEVADIVLMADDLRGLPWLVRHSRRTLAIIRQNIALAIGIKVLVLLLAIVGLADLWMAIAADVGTTLVVVANAMRLLRPGDLT; encoded by the coding sequence ATGGAGCGGCAGGCTCGCTGCACCTTGAAGGTCAAGGGGCTCGATTGCCCGAGCGAGGTGCCACCGATCCGGTCTGCCCTGGACGGAGCCCCGGGCGTCTGCTCGATCGACATCAACCCGCCCGAAGGAACCGTCGCCGTCGACTTCGACCCCGACGTCACCGACCCGAGCGAACTCGCCGATCGTGTCTCCCGGATCGCCGGGATGGCGACCGAACCCCTAAGCGAGGCGCTGGCGATCACCCCGTCGCTTGATGAGCCCGACGGTTCCTGGCGATCCCGATTCGGTCACTGGGGGTGGACCACCGTCTCGGGCCTTGCCCTTGTCGTCGGAGCCGCGGCCGACTGGGCCGGATGGTTCGGTTGGGGCTCGGATCGACCGGGTACGCTCCTCGCCGTGGCCATCGGCGGCTACGCCGTCGCGATTCTGGCTGGCATCGTTGAGCTGTTGCCGAAAGCCTGGCGGGCCTTGCGACGTGCCCATCTTGGCATCCACCTGTTAATGACCCTGGCCATCGGCGGCGCGGTCCTGCTGGGAGAATGGGGCGAGGCCGCCACCGTTGCCTTCCTGTTCGGCCTGGCCGAGGCTCTCGAAGCCCAGAGCCTCGCCCGAGCCCGCCGCGCCGTGCGATCGTTGCTTGCCGTCGCTCCCGAAACCGCCGAGCTGATCGACCCCAACGGCTCGACCCGAATCGTCCCCGCCGAACAGGTGACGCCGGGCCGACGGGTCCGCGTCCGGGCCGGAGAACGCGTGCCGATCGACGGCCGGGTCCTCGTCGGCCGCTCGGCCGTCGATCAAAAGTCGATTACCGGCGAATCAGTCCCGGTTGACAAGGAGGTCGGCGACGAGGTCTTCGCCGGCACCGTCAACGGCGACGGTGCCCTGGAGGTCGAAGCAACCAAACCCCTGCGCGACTCGGTCCTCGCCCGAACCATGACCCTCGTTCGCGAGGCCCAGGCCCGTCGAATGCCCCTGGAACGGAGCATCGAACGCTTCTCCGCAGTGTACACCCCGATTGCGGTCGGCCTGGCGGTGGCCCTGATGCTCGTCCCACCGCTGATGCTGCAAGCCACCGGTCAGTCCGCCGACTGGCGGGAATGGATCATGAGGGGTCTGGTCGTTCTGGTCGTCGCCTGTCCGTGTGCGTTGGTCATCGGCACGCCGGTGGCGGTCGTGAGCGCCCTGGCGAGTTCCGCTCGAAAGGGGGTTCTTGTCAAAGGGGGCCAGTTTCTCGAAGCAATCGGTCGGCTCCGGGTCCTGGCCTTTGACAAGACAGGCACCCTCACGCTCGGCGATCCAAGCGTTGTCGAGGTCGTTCCCAAGGTTCCCGACGGGGCCGAGCAGATGCTCCGGATCGCCGCGGCCCTCGGAGATCACGGCGGGCACGTCCTCGGCCGGGCCATCGCCCGACACGCCCGAGACCAGCAACTGGCCGTTCCCTCGGCGTCCGACTACCGGGCCGAGGCCGGCCTGGGGGCCAGTGGGATGGTGGAAGCCTCTCGATATCACATCGGCAGCCATCGCTATGTCGATCAGGCCGGGCTCTGTGAGGAGTCGTTTCACGCCTCGATCGACAATGCCGCCCAGGAGCCAGGAACCGCGGTCGTCCTGTCCACCACCGACGGACCCCTCGGCTGGATTCGACTGGCCGACCGCCCCCGGCCCGAAGCCGCCGGAGTGCTGGCCGATCTCTCCCGCCTCGGCCTCCATTCGGTCATGCTCACCGGAGACAACCCGGCGACCGCCGCTGCCATCGCCCGAGAACTCGGCCTGACCGACCATCGCGCCAACCTGCTTCCCGCCGACAAGGCCCAGGCCGTGCTCGAACTCGACGCCCAGCACGGGCCGACCGGCATGGTCGGCGACGGCGTGAACGACGCCCCTGCCCTGGCCGAAGCCCGCGTCAGCGTCTCGCTCGGCGGAATTGCCAGCGCCTCGGCGCTCGAAGTCGCCGACATCGTCTTGATGGCCGACGACCTCCGGGGTCTTCCCTGGCTCGTTCGACACAGCCGTCGAACTCTGGCGATCATCCGCCAGAACATCGCGCTGGCCATCGGGATCAAGGTCCTGGTGTTGCTCCTGGCCATTGTCGGGCTGGCCGATCTCTGGATGGCCATCGCCGCCGACGTTGGCACGACCCTGGTTGTCGTCGCCAACGCCATGCGGCTGCTCCGTCCCGGTGATCTGACTTGA
- a CDS encoding DMT family transporter has protein sequence MAGQDDGGCSHHGTGGRDWAAYVFLILMVLIGSTTALSAKLAVRELPLPLVPLVRFGVAGLCLLPFAMKGGALARMFREDRGRVLASGLFCVGLNQLFFLTGARLAPTTHVGLIYATNPLFVLLIASAIGQERLRGDRLVGIVASVLGVAVIGLGSLRGDTSVEASRAILGDLLLVGAVVTWGAYMTISRPLIRRHGAIPALAGTFVVGSLLDLPVSLFFLDWDGSILPLGLGAIGNASAVAWIGLAHLTLIVTVFALAFQNLAMTRLDASEVATFGNAAPILTVVWGYLFLGEAVTPFLVVGGALTIGGILWTIRPRRPRASVPPPVEAPVPVELPRPTAAIPCPD, from the coding sequence ATGGCGGGTCAGGATGACGGTGGGTGTTCGCATCATGGGACGGGCGGACGAGACTGGGCGGCGTACGTCTTCCTGATCTTGATGGTCTTGATCGGCTCGACCACGGCCCTTTCGGCCAAGCTGGCGGTTCGGGAGCTGCCGTTGCCGCTGGTGCCGCTCGTGCGGTTCGGAGTGGCAGGGCTTTGCCTCTTACCGTTCGCGATGAAAGGCGGGGCGCTGGCCCGGATGTTCCGAGAGGACCGCGGGCGAGTGCTGGCGTCGGGTCTCTTTTGCGTGGGCCTGAATCAACTGTTTTTCCTCACCGGTGCCCGGCTGGCGCCGACAACGCATGTGGGTCTGATCTACGCGACGAACCCGCTCTTCGTTCTTCTGATTGCCAGCGCGATCGGCCAGGAACGGCTGCGGGGGGATCGCCTGGTGGGGATCGTGGCCAGTGTGCTGGGCGTGGCGGTGATTGGCCTGGGGAGCCTGAGAGGGGATACGTCGGTCGAGGCCTCGCGGGCGATTTTGGGAGACCTCTTGCTCGTCGGGGCGGTCGTGACCTGGGGAGCGTACATGACGATCAGCCGCCCCTTGATCCGTCGTCACGGGGCGATTCCGGCACTGGCGGGCACGTTCGTCGTCGGTTCGCTGCTGGATCTGCCGGTCTCGCTGTTTTTCCTGGACTGGGACGGATCGATTTTGCCGCTGGGGCTGGGGGCGATCGGGAACGCCTCGGCGGTGGCCTGGATCGGGTTGGCGCACCTGACGTTGATTGTCACCGTCTTCGCTCTGGCGTTTCAGAACCTGGCCATGACCCGCCTCGATGCGAGCGAAGTCGCCACCTTTGGCAATGCGGCGCCGATCTTGACGGTGGTGTGGGGTTATCTGTTTCTGGGAGAGGCGGTCACGCCGTTTCTGGTCGTTGGTGGTGCCTTGACCATCGGCGGGATTCTCTGGACGATCCGCCCGAGACGCCCCAGGGCCTCGGTTCCCCCTCCCGTTGAAGCTCCGGTGCCCGTCGAGTTGCCGAGGCCGACCGCGGCCATCCCATGCCCTGATTGA